The following proteins are co-located in the Myroides profundi genome:
- a CDS encoding type III pantothenate kinase, whose translation MILAIDIGNTRTKLAIFEKDTLLETQFFDLNLLEKKIKNILKKNQSKPKVILSSVGKLESTTYNWLLENTEVIEISHKSPFPFMNKYATPTTLGIDRMVLAAGATILYPNSNRLVIDTGTCITYEFINDKDEYLGGAISPGLSMRYKALNHYTAKLPLLEPTDIDYLIGNQTDQSIHSGVINGITLEIDGIINQYKSLYPDLKIILTGGDTLFLVKRLKNVIFANSNFLLESLNNLYQYTIENDKKNLL comes from the coding sequence ATGATTCTAGCAATTGATATAGGTAACACGAGAACCAAATTAGCTATCTTTGAAAAAGATACGCTTTTAGAGACACAATTTTTCGATCTGAATTTATTAGAAAAAAAAATAAAAAATATTTTAAAAAAAAATCAGTCTAAACCTAAAGTTATACTCTCTTCGGTAGGAAAATTAGAATCTACGACTTACAATTGGTTACTAGAAAACACAGAAGTAATAGAAATTAGCCATAAAAGCCCCTTCCCTTTTATGAATAAATACGCAACCCCTACTACACTTGGTATAGATAGAATGGTACTCGCAGCAGGAGCAACTATACTATATCCAAACTCTAATCGTTTAGTTATTGATACAGGTACTTGTATAACCTACGAATTCATTAATGACAAAGACGAATATCTAGGTGGAGCTATCTCACCAGGTTTAAGTATGCGCTATAAAGCTTTAAATCATTATACCGCAAAGCTTCCATTATTAGAACCAACTGATATAGATTATTTAATCGGAAATCAAACCGATCAGTCTATTCACTCTGGCGTAATTAATGGGATAACCCTTGAAATAGATGGCATCATTAATCAATACAAATCCTTATATCCTGATTTAAAAATAATTTTAACTGGTGGAGATACACTTTTTTTGGTCAAAAGATTAAAAAATGTCATATTTGCTAATTCAAACTTTCTACTAGAGAGTCTGAACAATTTATATCAATACACAATTGAAAATGATAAAAAAAATCTTCTTTAG